A region from the Leopardus geoffroyi isolate Oge1 chromosome E3, O.geoffroyi_Oge1_pat1.0, whole genome shotgun sequence genome encodes:
- the LOC123589498 gene encoding olfactory receptor 10AC1-like: protein MSPWPGSNRTAPREFVILGFSGWPRGLRLLLFAFLLPLYLATLVGNLLILGLAVGDPALHTPMYFFLGALSAVEVAYTLVLTPRMLAGFLLPPGGQAVARSTCAAQMGLFVALGGSECLLLAAMALDRYLAICRPLCYPRLMTAGRCRCLLVSCCVGGSLLALGLTVAIFQLPFCRGGLVNHVFCDLPAVLVLACGDRDLQERVLLAACLLLLVLPLVLILLSYTRVLAVILGVGGVAGRRKAFNTVASHLTVAVLHYGCATAMYARPLSSRSLEEDKLVSLVYINLTPLLYPAIYTLRNRDVQGALWRVVGGRTSGNVVQAEAG, encoded by the coding sequence ATGAGCCCCTGGCCTGGGTCAAACCGGACGGCTCCACGGGAGTTCGTGATCCTGGGTTTCTCCGGGTGGCCTCGGGGGCTGCGGCTGCTGCTCTTTGCCTTCCTGCTGCCACTGTACCTGGCCACGCTGGTGGGAAACCTGCTCATCCTGGGCCTGGCCGTCGGGGACCCCGCCCTGCACACTCCCATGTACTTCTTTCTGGGGGCGCTGTCGGCCGTGGAGGTGGCCTACACGCTGGTGCTGACTCCGCGCATGCTCGCGGGCTTCCTGCTGCCCCCGGGGGGCCAGGCGGTGGCCCGCTCCACCTGTGCTGCCCAGATGGGCCTCTTCGTGGCGCTGGGAGGCTCCGAGTGCCTGCTGCTGGCCGCCATGGCGCTGGACCGCTACCTGGCCATCTGCCGCCCTCTCTGCTACCCCCGGCTCATGACCGCGGGGCGCTGCCGGTGCCTTCTCGTCTCCTGCTGCGTCGGGGGCTCTCTCCTGGCCTTGGGCCTCACCGTGGCCATCTTCCAGCTGCCCTTCTGCCGGGGGGGCCTCGTCAACCACGTCTTCTGTGACCTCCCGGCCGTGTTGGTGCTGGCCTGTGGGGACCGGGACCTGCAGGAGAGGGTCCTGCTGGCCGcctgcctgctgctgctggtgctgcCTCTGGTCCTGATCCTGCTGTCCTACACCAGGGTGCTGGCGGTCATCCTGGGAGTTGGGGGGGTGGCAGGCCGCCGCAAGGCCTTCAACACGGTGGCGTCGCATCTCACCGTGGCCGTGCTCCACTATGGCTGTGCCACGGCCATGTACGCCAGACCCCTGAGCAGCCGCTCCCTCGAGGAGGACAAGCTGGTGTCGCTCGTCTACATCAACCTCACGCCCTTGCTCTACCCTGCCATCTACACGCTGCGCAACCGGGACGTGCAGGGTGCCCTGTGGCGGGTGGTCGGCGGCAGGACGTCAGGGAACGTCGTCCAGGCCGAGGCCGGCTAA